Proteins from a single region of Myxococcales bacterium:
- the secG gene encoding preprotein translocase subunit SecG: MNTFLVVLHIMACAVLVLVVLLQRGKGSDIGAALGGGGSNTVFGSRGAGNFLTKLTTASAIIFMSTSLSLAYLGNQSSSPLEMGDEIIDLESPGSDPDAPAAGALEEVENVPSANTLEEIPMPDSEGSE, from the coding sequence ATGAATACCTTTCTCGTCGTTCTACACATCATGGCTTGCGCCGTATTGGTGCTGGTCGTGTTGCTGCAAAGAGGAAAGGGCTCGGATATCGGCGCCGCCCTCGGTGGCGGCGGGAGCAACACCGTATTCGGCAGCCGTGGCGCCGGCAACTTCTTGACCAAGCTCACGACGGCTTCCGCCATCATCTTCATGTCGACCAGTCTCTCACTCGCCTACCTGGGCAATCAATCGTCCAGCCCCCTCGAGATGGGCGACGAAATCATCGACCTCGAATCCCCTGGCTCGGATCCCGACGCCCCCGCTGCGGGCGCCCTCGAGGAAGTAGAGAACGTACCTTCTGCGAATACGCTCGAAGAAATTCCCATGCCTGATTCGGAGGGCTCAGAGTAG